Part of the Plasmodium falciparum 3D7 genome assembly, chromosome: 10 genome, tttttgttactaaaattttttctttttcttttttttctaaaatttattattttttatttgaatatatttatgtaatatatattttaaattataaataaagtgtataataaatgtgtttttataaattaggaaaaaataacatCATCATAGGGTTATGAACACCTTATTAATGTAATACtctaattattaataaatatttttttatacatgtatttataatatatatattataataataattctattATAGAactatataatttgttatataatttaatttctgTACATAAGAGaaaaaacaacaacaacacaaaaaaaaaaaatatatatatatagatacatGGATATCTAAAtgatttttatgtttttcatatatttagaacaaaaaaaattatttattttattctttcttaaaaataaatatttttttatatacgtaattttttttttttattttaaatataataatattattttttatatctctatgttatatgtaaatataaattcgaATATGGAGAATTATTAAATTCCCAattgaattataaaaataaaataaataaataatactataatgtatctatctatatattatatataatattattttaatttgttatattcttttatttattaaatatatataaaaatatatatttttatctttttatttttttttttttatttacaataCTTTTGTTTTTGTGTTAATTCTATGAAGAAGattttacataataaaaaagagaatatatgaaaaagaagaatataaataaaaaaataataaatacataaataaatatatatatatatatatagaaaagtATTGTAGTTGacaataaaaagaaaatatcatattataaaagaCCTATTATTTCATGTAATtctaattataaaaattatgggTAATTTTTGTAAATACAACTATATGGAAACTAATaggttattatatatgaaatgttTTAAATGTAATAATTCCCCTATGTATACAATTAGtaaaaaagatgaatataaaaaaaaggaaagttGGAATTTTGTGAATTCATTACTTTCTcgaaatttaatattatttaccttgacattcttatttttaaatatattggtaagtattatatctatttaatataatttattaattgaattatatatatatatatattatgcatatttatttatatatatataagtgttttattttattttattttattgtgttatattgtattattttcttgtattttatttattttagaaTTGTGTAAACTATAATCAGTATGATTATCCAAGTcaacatattataaataattctatAAGACATTTATCTGATTATTCCTCAAGTAATGATAATTTGAGTGATGAACAAGAATATTTTACAACATCAGATGATTCTGAAGAAGAGAAAAAGCATAATGAgaagataaataaaaagaggaaaaagtgtaagaaatataaaaaaaggagaGGAAAATtaagagaaaaaaagaaaggaaaaagtaatttatatcataatggaaaaaacaaaaaaaatgtatcaaACTGTAagaaacataatataaacctaaagaataatttaaataataacaatgatttattaaataataattataatataagtaACGATTGCTATATTTGTGAACAAATGACTTCACAAAATAAGACAAAGGTACCTTATGGATATTATGAAGAAATAGATTATatagatgatgatgatgatgatgatgatgattcaTTTCGTAATAAAATTTCTAACGAAAAGATTGAATTAGTAAATGGAAATTCAAAAGATaaaggaatatattataaaaataatttaggaaatgagaaaaaaaatgattatagaACTGAAGATCAAACTCATTTGGGTATAGAACTAATTGAAGAAGAATTTAAAGGTAGAAATGGTAACCtagatgaagaaaatattgaTTACAATAAGGAAAGAATTCgagaaaatatttatcatggtcttgaaaaaattgaagaagaaattaaagaaaGAATGGAAGAACTAATTGATGATGGAAGAGAaatagaaaatgaagaaaatcgtgaatataataataatgatataaagaaaagaagGTTTGACGGAGATcaagaaaatattacaagTTCATTTGAAAGAACACAAAAATCTGTAAAATATGACAGTGATGAAAGTGAAGAATTAAGTGAGGCAGAAAGCAATGGAGGAATTCCAGAACAAAATGGATACGATAATGAAGATGTTGTATCTGGAAGCGATGAAAATAgtgatatagaaaaaaatacagaAATTGAAGAAGCGAATGGGTATGGTAGCGAAGATAATTCTTGTGCAACTGAAGAAGGTAGTGATAGCAATTTAGAAGAAAATACGGAAGAAGGAATAGAAGATGGAATTATAGGAttaattcaaaatatatttcaaggAAGTGATAAggaagatgaagaagaaaaagaaaaaaataataaaaaaaaaaatgtatataactGGGAATCAGGAAAAAAAGCATTAGGAAAATTATTAAGTAATTCTGATAAATTGAgcgtaaataatataaaatattctgAATGGAATTTAGAACGAATCCCAACCTTAGGATTTTGTAAAGAAGATGATAGAGTTCAAGAAATGTTTAAAGCTTCAATTATGGGAAATAATGATGATTCTACCAAAGaagtaaaattttttattaaaaagataCCTATTGATATATGgttaaaacaatataaattgaTGAATGAATATGATGGAGAGTATTTATTAGATGGAGAAAATTTTGTGATGGAAGCCGTAGCGTCAGCATATTTAAGTGAGCATTACCCAGGATTAATACCTAAATTATACAAAGTGGTATATGAACCTGTTAACAATAATacgaacaataataatgatgaaaaaaataataaaaaacatagTAATGATAAGAAATCCAAagaagataatgatgatatggGTTATCATACAGgtgatgaaaatgatattTTTGAAGATTGCAACGATTCCAATAGTGATCGCCCAATTGATGGTTAtgatcatttaaaaaaattcaatGATATGTTAACTAAACaactaaataataataagaaaggATATGTTGTTTTTATTTCTGAATTATATGGTCAAGatctttttcaatatattaataataaaaatgaaaataaagagACTGTTGTAAGtgttgaagaaaaaaagaaaattatgaaaGAATGTTTGAAATTACTAATAAAATTGCATAATGCAGGATTAGCACATCTTGATATATCTccagaaaatatattaatatcaaATAATTCTGAATTTCGTTTATGTGATTTAGCTAAAAGTGCTCCAATGTATACTTACAATTTGAGACATATTAAAGGTGATGAAAAAAAGTCCTTTTTATTTCAATCTTATCAGCCGTGTATTGGAAAATTAACGTGTATGCCAAAAGAATGTTGGGATATTGTTAAAGAATATATGcgattaaaaataaaaaatcctctagaatatttaaaatccATTAAAAATCAGgaagaaaggaaaaaattttattttgatgTGTTAAGTGCAGATAAGTATATGCttggaatattatatatatggatatggaataataattatatatggaaAAGAGCTGACCCATCAAAAGATAAGATATTTAgtcatttattaaattataacatGGATATAAATTCCATTAAGTTAGCAGAAGATTGGCCAAAGGGTCTCAAAAACATCAtcaatgtaataaaaaaaaaaaaaaaaaaaaacaaaaatatatatatatatatatatatatatatatatataatataaaattattttatatgtgtaattgtgtgaatgaataaataatatatttatagtaaCATATgcatttattacatatatatatatatatatatatatataatatatatgatttatttatttatttatttatttattttcctttataGAAATTGTTAGATTTAGAATCtagaatgaaaataaatttgGATGATCTAGTTAAGCACCCTTGGTGGTTTTATGATGAATAAGATATCttgtgaaataaaaaaaataattgctTATAAATGCAGAATTAAgaaactatatatttttcgtATTCATACGCATAATAAtcatgttttttattttaataaaattttcataaatatataaaaatttattaatatatatatatatattatttatgttatttattttcggatatcattaaattttttttttttttttttttttttcttatttatgaattcttataaatatacacattcatataaaagaattttcaaatgattataataagcccttttataatttttgattTAATATGAAGAATATCATACTATATGTTTATAGAATACTTtgtgtatttataaataaaaataaaatatatattatattattgtagaatacattgtttttattataaatagaaagagaaaaataaatagataaataaataaataaataaatatatatatatatatatatatatatatatatataataaacatgttagaaggaaaataatatatatatattaatttagatatgaatatttttttataaaaatatctatattattttaaataaattattatttagtatttttttattatcaatattttaaattatataagtataGAATAGAAATAAAGGTATAAGGtgtaaatgatataat contains:
- a CDS encoding serine/threonine protein kinase, FIKK family yields the protein MGNFCKYNYMETNRLLYMKCFKCNNSPMYTISKKDEYKKKESWNFVNSLLSRNLILFTLTFLFLNILNCVNYNQYDYPSQHIINNSIRHLSDYSSSNDNLSDEQEYFTTSDDSEEEKKHNEKINKKRKKCKKYKKRRGKLREKKKGKSNLYHNGKNKKNVSNCKKHNINLKNNLNNNNDLLNNNYNISNDCYICEQMTSQNKTKVPYGYYEEIDYIDDDDDDDDDSFRNKISNEKIELVNGNSKDKGIYYKNNLGNEKKNDYRTEDQTHLGIELIEEEFKGRNGNLDEENIDYNKERIRENIYHGLEKIEEEIKERMEELIDDGREIENEENREYNNNDIKKRRFDGDQENITSSFERTQKSVKYDSDESEELSEAESNGGIPEQNGYDNEDVVSGSDENSDIEKNTEIEEANGYGSEDNSCATEEGSDSNLEENTEEGIEDGIIGLIQNIFQGSDKEDEEEKEKNNKKKNVYNWESGKKALGKLLSNSDKLSVNNIKYSEWNLERIPTLGFCKEDDRVQEMFKASIMGNNDDSTKEVKFFIKKIPIDIWLKQYKLMNEYDGEYLLDGENFVMEAVASAYLSEHYPGLIPKLYKVVYEPVNNNTNNNNDEKNNKKHSNDKKSKEDNDDMGYHTGDENDIFEDCNDSNSDRPIDGYDHLKKFNDMLTKQLNNNKKGYVVFISELYGQDLFQYINNKNENKETVVSVEEKKKIMKECLKLLIKLHNAGLAHLDISPENILISNNSEFRLCDLAKSAPMYTYNLRHIKGDEKKSFLFQSYQPCIGKLTCMPKECWDIVKEYMRLKIKNPLEYLKSIKNQEERKKFYFDVLSADKYMLGILYIWIWNNNYIWKRADPSKDKIFSHLLNYNMDINSIKLAEDWPKGLKNIINKLLDLESRMKINLDDLVKHPWWFYDE